A single region of the Saprospiraceae bacterium genome encodes:
- a CDS encoding DUF5060 domain-containing protein has product MKKNPILSFVLLFMLLSAKAQEALPLLPVEITGELKKWHKVTLTFTGPEAAEDHSYNVFLNNRLNVTFRHANKSYVVPGHFAADGNAGETSATKGNKWRVHFTPDEIGEWEYEVSFRKGTNVAVADHPLAGESAAFMDGERGRFTITKTDKTGQDLRGKGRLQFVDKPYLQFAETGEFFLKAGADAPENLLAYTDFDGDFKTDGHKDDFVKNWEPHLHDWKPGDPSWQGGKGKGLIGAINYLASKGMNAFSFLTLNIAGDDQNVFPYTTYEVYDRMDVSKLDQWEILFEHADKLGMFLHFKTSEVENQGLLDNGDLGPQRKLYYRELISRFGHHLALNWNIGEENGKWLEDHPTPWQTTTQRLACAEYFYQNDPYQHHIVIHNGQAFYDLLGPESKYTGLSIQTNREDFANVHGAVLMWRNLAKAAKKNWANAVDEPGDHRYAVVPDNINPNHDNARQNALWGALMAGAWGLEWYFGYENEHSDLTCQDWRSRDKMWEQSRYALDFFTKNDIPFWEMEPMDKLTENESDYVLAKENEVYVVYQKMGKKTATIIPKAEGDFLISWYNPRNGQFVGQPRRLLGKGGLSLGNPPSDVEKDWVILIKK; this is encoded by the coding sequence ATGAAAAAAAATCCTATCCTAAGCTTTGTTTTATTATTCATGTTGCTTTCAGCCAAAGCACAGGAAGCCCTCCCCCTTTTACCAGTTGAAATTACCGGTGAACTCAAAAAGTGGCACAAAGTAACCTTGACTTTTACAGGACCAGAGGCTGCGGAAGACCATAGTTATAATGTTTTTTTAAACAACCGACTGAATGTTACTTTTCGTCATGCCAACAAAAGCTATGTGGTGCCAGGTCATTTTGCCGCGGATGGTAATGCAGGAGAAACATCTGCTACCAAAGGCAATAAATGGCGCGTTCATTTTACCCCTGATGAAATAGGGGAATGGGAATATGAGGTCTCTTTTAGAAAAGGGACAAATGTAGCCGTAGCAGATCACCCTTTAGCTGGCGAAAGCGCTGCCTTTATGGATGGCGAACGAGGCCGTTTTACCATTACAAAAACGGATAAAACCGGCCAGGATTTACGCGGGAAGGGACGTTTGCAATTCGTTGATAAGCCCTATTTGCAATTTGCTGAAACAGGCGAATTTTTCCTGAAAGCAGGTGCAGATGCTCCCGAAAACCTATTGGCTTATACTGATTTTGATGGTGATTTTAAAACAGATGGGCATAAGGATGATTTTGTAAAAAACTGGGAACCACACCTTCATGATTGGAAACCTGGCGACCCGAGTTGGCAAGGCGGTAAAGGTAAAGGATTGATTGGAGCCATTAATTACCTTGCTTCAAAGGGGATGAATGCTTTTTCTTTTTTGACGTTAAATATTGCCGGAGATGATCAAAATGTTTTTCCTTATACCACATATGAAGTGTATGACCGCATGGATGTTTCCAAACTTGACCAATGGGAAATATTATTTGAACATGCGGATAAACTTGGGATGTTTTTGCATTTTAAAACTTCCGAAGTTGAGAACCAGGGTTTATTAGATAATGGAGACCTTGGACCACAGCGTAAATTATATTACCGAGAATTGATCTCCCGTTTTGGGCATCACCTGGCGCTTAATTGGAACATTGGTGAAGAAAACGGTAAATGGCTGGAGGATCATCCGACACCTTGGCAAACAACCACCCAAAGGTTGGCTTGTGCCGAATATTTTTATCAAAACGACCCTTATCAACATCATATTGTCATCCATAATGGACAAGCATTCTACGATCTTCTTGGACCTGAATCTAAATATACTGGACTTTCAATTCAAACTAATCGGGAAGACTTTGCGAATGTTCATGGGGCAGTTTTAATGTGGCGGAACCTTGCAAAAGCCGCGAAAAAAAATTGGGCTAATGCGGTAGATGAACCCGGCGATCATCGCTATGCGGTTGTACCTGATAATATCAATCCTAATCACGACAATGCTCGCCAAAATGCCCTCTGGGGCGCATTGATGGCGGGTGCATGGGGACTAGAATGGTATTTCGGCTACGAAAATGAACACTCTGATTTAACCTGTCAAGATTGGCGAAGTAGGGATAAAATGTGGGAGCAAAGCCGTTATGCCTTAGATTTTTTTACCAAAAATGATATCCCTTTTTGGGAAATGGAACCCATGGATAAATTAACCGAAAACGAAAGTGATTATGTCCTTGCAAAGGAAAATGAAGTGTATGTGGTGTATCAAAAGATGGGAAAAAAGACTGCCACCATCATTCCAAAAGCGGAAGGTGATTTTTTGATCTCCTGGTACAATCCAAGAAATGGACAATTTGTTGGACAACCTCGAAGGCTGCTAGGAAAAGGCGGTTTAAGTT
- a CDS encoding TonB-dependent receptor, translating into MQLKVLRCLVWLVLVSTGQLYAQIPITGKVTSGDEGEALIGVNIIIQGTSSGTVTDIDGRFELSAQAEDVLRFSYTGYQDLLVTVGNQTTINVELQTSATLLNEVVISGYGIQTMRRDVTGAISKIDKATLENTAAVSVSELLQGRAAGVNVVSNDGTPGAGISINIRGLASISAGGAPLIVIDNIPYLSSGDDAVNPLAFLNPNDIESIDILKDASATALYGVGATNGVIVITTKKGQKGKPRINLSTKYGVGNFARTLPTLSPQDYALHRAATVRSEGGDNNGLKNATRFPGQPSAWELLANPEAARQYLEGQDPFEILANTYGITNTSGTDWLDVITQNTVKQFYDLDFSGSTDEGTSYFASVGFADEQGVIVNSGFQRLSGRLNLDQKVGKMFSAGLKLQYTRSEYIGLIGDNRADNAIAQSNFLNPFISRDNVTGNSDGILNNGGAGAGPESPEYRINNLDVSRGSDWFSSNVNLSFKPLAWLEFAVTAGLITDNFAKSYYAPSLLRESRNVNGRLENTNSRDNRWTVQPRIAINKRFDSGHSFNGTLVFEARKETFTQLFTRYEQFNTEVLGNYSLAAAQNIISTPLFIDRRERSYLGRIQYGYKSKYIVTLSTRIDQSSRFINDNTGVFPAVSVAWNISEEGFMENIKQISTLKLRGGYGITGNNQIPVNAGLQLANISNVAYPFNNGLNTAVDPSSRFANADITWETTKGANVGIDVGFFEDRYTLSTNYYQNTTTGLLLDVQLPAYSAFVSSIQNLGSLENKGLEFEVQSRNFVRGNFSWSTNFNISFNRNKILDLGDQPELGFRTLGSGGSPNDVLLRVGQPIGVYYGTIQDGLINTDNERFNATPKVQDNNIGEFDYFDIDGNGLIERSEYVPIAYTLPLHTGGIGNSLTYKGFELYAFLRWSYGNDIVNNNINRAHYLRGNNNLQEGYVDDIWNRQNQDRNYQKETAIFTTRINSLFSRSEFVEDGSFLRLETLKLAYALPGQTLTKLGIASATLSITGQNLFLLSRYSWYDPEVNGATGTNKQLFPGLDQGAYPRSRFFLFGLDVSF; encoded by the coding sequence ATGCAACTTAAAGTCTTACGATGTTTAGTGTGGCTTGTCTTGGTCAGTACAGGCCAGCTCTATGCCCAAATACCAATTACCGGCAAAGTGACCTCTGGTGACGAAGGGGAAGCATTGATTGGGGTTAACATAATTATTCAGGGTACGTCGAGCGGAACAGTTACCGATATTGATGGCCGTTTTGAGCTCTCTGCCCAAGCAGAAGACGTACTTCGGTTTAGTTACACGGGCTACCAGGATTTACTGGTGACGGTAGGAAATCAGACGACCATTAATGTCGAACTTCAAACTTCTGCCACTTTATTGAATGAAGTCGTCATTTCGGGCTATGGGATTCAGACCATGCGGCGAGATGTGACAGGGGCGATTTCTAAAATTGATAAGGCGACCCTCGAAAATACCGCAGCCGTTTCTGTCTCGGAACTTTTACAGGGAAGAGCCGCCGGGGTGAATGTCGTGTCCAATGATGGGACACCAGGTGCCGGCATTAGTATCAATATCAGGGGTTTAGCCTCCATCTCGGCCGGGGGCGCCCCATTGATCGTCATTGATAATATTCCCTACCTTTCTTCCGGCGATGATGCCGTCAATCCCTTGGCTTTTCTCAATCCGAATGACATTGAGTCTATTGATATATTGAAAGATGCCTCTGCTACGGCACTCTATGGGGTAGGTGCGACCAATGGCGTCATTGTGATAACCACCAAAAAAGGACAAAAGGGCAAACCCAGAATCAATCTAAGCACCAAATACGGGGTTGGGAATTTTGCCCGAACATTACCAACCTTGTCTCCTCAAGATTATGCTTTGCATCGGGCTGCTACGGTCCGCTCAGAAGGTGGCGATAACAATGGCCTCAAAAACGCAACGAGGTTTCCTGGGCAGCCGAGCGCCTGGGAGCTCTTGGCCAACCCAGAAGCTGCCAGGCAATATTTAGAAGGACAGGATCCTTTTGAAATTTTAGCCAACACTTACGGGATCACCAATACCTCAGGTACCGATTGGCTGGATGTCATTACCCAAAATACAGTCAAGCAATTTTATGACCTGGATTTCTCCGGCTCGACAGACGAGGGGACTTCCTATTTCGCCTCTGTTGGCTTTGCTGATGAACAGGGCGTTATCGTAAATTCAGGCTTCCAAAGGCTTTCTGGCAGGCTCAACCTGGACCAAAAAGTGGGTAAAATGTTTTCTGCCGGATTGAAATTACAATATACACGTTCGGAATACATCGGTCTGATCGGAGACAACCGGGCAGATAACGCCATCGCCCAATCCAATTTTTTGAACCCTTTTATTAGTAGGGACAATGTTACAGGAAATTCTGATGGCATTTTAAATAATGGTGGCGCGGGGGCTGGCCCTGAAAGCCCCGAATACCGGATCAATAACCTGGATGTGTCTCGGGGATCAGATTGGTTTTCGTCCAATGTCAATTTGTCTTTCAAGCCGCTAGCCTGGTTGGAATTTGCTGTTACCGCCGGATTGATTACCGATAACTTCGCCAAATCTTATTATGCCCCCAGCTTATTAAGAGAGTCGAGAAACGTAAATGGAAGACTGGAAAATACCAACTCAAGAGATAATCGCTGGACCGTCCAACCTCGCATAGCTATCAATAAGCGCTTTGATAGTGGACATAGTTTTAATGGTACCTTGGTCTTTGAAGCGAGGAAAGAAACATTCACCCAATTGTTTACCCGCTATGAACAATTTAATACAGAAGTGCTGGGCAACTATAGCCTTGCCGCTGCCCAAAACATCATTTCTACACCCTTATTTATTGATCGAAGAGAACGCTCGTACTTAGGACGAATCCAATATGGCTATAAAAGCAAATACATTGTAACACTTTCTACCCGTATTGACCAATCTTCCCGCTTTATCAATGACAATACTGGCGTATTTCCTGCTGTTTCTGTGGCTTGGAATATTTCCGAGGAAGGATTTATGGAAAATATTAAACAAATCTCCACCCTCAAATTGCGTGGTGGCTATGGCATAACAGGCAACAATCAGATACCCGTCAACGCGGGATTGCAATTGGCCAATATCTCAAACGTAGCTTATCCATTTAATAATGGCCTCAATACAGCCGTGGACCCCAGCAGCCGCTTTGCAAATGCTGATATTACCTGGGAAACGACCAAGGGAGCAAATGTGGGGATTGATGTTGGTTTTTTTGAAGATCGTTATACGCTATCTACCAACTATTATCAGAATACGACTACCGGTTTATTATTAGATGTTCAGCTACCTGCTTATTCTGCTTTTGTGAGTTCTATCCAAAACCTGGGTTCCCTGGAGAACAAAGGATTAGAGTTTGAAGTCCAATCCAGGAATTTTGTACGTGGAAATTTTAGCTGGTCTACTAATTTCAATATTTCCTTCAATAGAAATAAAATACTCGACCTGGGGGATCAGCCGGAGCTTGGTTTTAGAACACTGGGTAGTGGTGGTTCTCCCAATGATGTATTGCTAAGAGTAGGACAACCAATTGGTGTATACTATGGCACGATTCAGGATGGCTTAATCAATACCGACAATGAAAGATTTAATGCTACGCCAAAGGTGCAAGATAACAACATTGGCGAGTTTGATTATTTTGATATTGATGGCAATGGTTTGATAGAGCGGTCCGAATATGTTCCCATCGCTTATACTTTGCCTCTTCATACCGGTGGTATTGGCAATAGCCTCACCTACAAAGGATTTGAATTATACGCCTTCCTGCGCTGGTCTTATGGCAATGATATTGTAAATAATAATATCAACCGGGCGCACTATTTAAGGGGCAACAACAATTTGCAGGAAGGGTATGTAGACGATATTTGGAATCGGCAAAACCAGGACCGGAATTACCAAAAAGAAACCGCCATTTTCACCACTCGGATCAATTCCTTATTCTCCCGCAGCGAATTCGTAGAAGATGGATCCTTCCTGCGTTTGGAAACCCTAAAACTAGCCTATGCTTTGCCGGGTCAAACGTTGACCAAATTGGGCATAGCCAGCGCAACCTTATCAATTACCGGACAAAACCTATTCCTGCTTTCCCGCTATTCCTGGTATGACCCAGAGGTAAATGGCGCAACAGGAACAAACAAACAACTATTTCCTGGATTAGATCAGGGGGCTTATCCTCGGTCTAGGTTCTTTTTATTTGGCTTGGATGTGTCTTTTTAA
- a CDS encoding RagB/SusD family nutrient uptake outer membrane protein, with protein sequence MKKILAFTYLAVILLSTQACKDFLVPEIVSEIELDGFGSTPSEVNFILTQAYSELRNDDITGNIYWRRFSTDYAVPPAGTSLAQSNIARMSYDANDGEVFDLWEAHYKAISRPNLVIEKAVSALADAGTSPSEAPEWKRMEGEARFIRAFLYFNLVRLYRNAPRIEKFIKTFDDIAAVANLPGDQMKVQEANLYEFIINDLTIAIENLAAAVDRGRASKGAAQTLLGHVYLTRATIDKYRDKSGNGSADYQQAVDMFSAVINSNNYALKTYFPDNFIRDKQNTGANEAIFTLEFNEADNVGMRVGDANGFLNNAASSVELGTSNGANGGKLANDFGFSVFDLNSPGDIVRRFWTFEEGQFLPIDASGNGKYENGTGDCPDGAGCEIFLRTNEPYPWTRPYWFETINDVNAFRNNPSAADITTDANGNPAFSIIWADNAPNSLPGVRLVKYRRNPITQSNFTTSTYDADLAIYRYAAVLLMYAEAANELSGPSTKPSGGPLSPLEAVNQVRDRARNFVYYPDLSVDRRILDDGPYEATYGDVFSRLPQLGTNPPKTVDAAAILTEYYEEISAFRGLREVPAAPEIRNFKEFPGSADFVPDFPATLSQDEFRKELLDERWRELAGEFNMRWFDLTRYGMLTDRIREYQNLVNPLTGRSLLTTAFGEQVLQIFDKKFEYLPIPKSEIDRNSKLNQNPGF encoded by the coding sequence ATGAAAAAAATATTAGCATTCACTTATTTAGCTGTAATATTATTATCCACGCAAGCTTGCAAGGACTTTTTAGTCCCTGAAATAGTATCAGAAATAGAGCTCGACGGGTTTGGCTCAACGCCTTCGGAAGTCAATTTTATTTTGACGCAAGCTTATTCAGAACTAAGAAACGATGACATCACCGGCAATATCTATTGGCGTCGGTTTTCTACCGATTATGCCGTCCCTCCTGCGGGCACCAGTTTGGCCCAAAGCAATATCGCCCGGATGTCATATGACGCCAATGATGGAGAAGTCTTTGACCTGTGGGAAGCCCATTACAAAGCCATCTCACGGCCTAATTTGGTGATTGAAAAAGCGGTATCGGCGCTGGCCGATGCGGGCACCTCGCCTTCGGAGGCTCCGGAATGGAAACGAATGGAGGGCGAAGCCAGGTTTATCCGTGCTTTCCTCTATTTCAACCTGGTTCGGCTCTACAGAAATGCACCCCGGATTGAAAAATTCATCAAAACATTCGATGATATCGCAGCAGTGGCCAACCTGCCAGGCGACCAAATGAAGGTACAGGAAGCTAACCTTTATGAATTTATCATCAATGATTTAACCATTGCCATTGAAAACTTAGCCGCTGCGGTGGATCGAGGTAGGGCCAGCAAAGGGGCTGCACAAACCCTGTTGGGCCATGTGTACCTCACTCGTGCTACGATTGACAAATACCGCGACAAAAGTGGTAATGGATCAGCTGATTATCAGCAGGCGGTGGATATGTTTAGTGCCGTCATCAATAGTAATAATTATGCCTTGAAGACCTATTTTCCTGATAATTTTATTCGAGACAAACAAAATACCGGCGCGAATGAAGCCATTTTTACCTTGGAATTCAATGAGGCGGATAATGTCGGCATGCGGGTTGGAGACGCCAATGGCTTCCTGAACAATGCGGCTAGTAGTGTTGAATTGGGGACTTCCAATGGGGCCAATGGCGGGAAACTAGCCAATGATTTTGGCTTTTCTGTGTTTGACCTGAACTCGCCGGGTGACATCGTCAGAAGATTCTGGACCTTCGAAGAGGGGCAGTTTTTGCCAATAGATGCCAGCGGCAATGGCAAATATGAAAATGGAACGGGGGATTGCCCCGATGGCGCAGGATGTGAAATATTCTTGCGTACCAATGAGCCCTATCCTTGGACCCGGCCATATTGGTTTGAAACCATCAATGATGTAAATGCTTTTCGGAATAATCCTTCCGCTGCCGATATCACCACCGATGCCAATGGCAATCCTGCCTTTTCCATTATTTGGGCAGACAATGCCCCTAATAGTTTGCCTGGTGTCCGACTGGTGAAATATCGCCGGAACCCTATCACACAGTCGAACTTCACCACCAGTACTTACGATGCAGATTTAGCGATCTATCGCTATGCAGCAGTTTTATTGATGTATGCTGAGGCCGCCAATGAACTAAGTGGCCCCAGCACAAAACCTTCAGGAGGTCCGCTCAGCCCATTAGAGGCTGTCAACCAGGTTAGAGACCGAGCACGGAATTTTGTCTATTATCCCGATTTAAGTGTAGATCGCCGCATTTTGGATGATGGCCCTTATGAGGCAACTTATGGTGATGTATTCTCCAGGTTGCCGCAATTGGGAACCAATCCGCCGAAAACTGTAGATGCGGCGGCCATCCTCACCGAATATTATGAAGAGATTAGCGCTTTTAGGGGCTTGCGAGAAGTGCCTGCCGCACCCGAAATTCGAAATTTTAAAGAATTTCCCGGCTCAGCAGACTTTGTTCCAGATTTTCCAGCCACCCTGTCTCAGGATGAATTCAGAAAAGAATTATTAGATGAACGCTGGAGAGAATTGGCAGGAGAATTTAATATGAGGTGGTTTGACCTAACTCGCTATGGCATGCTAACCGACCGTATTAGGGAATACCAAAACCTGGTCAACCCCTTGACCGGAAGAAGTTTGCTGACAACTGCTTTTGGGGAGCAAGTGCTACAAATTTTTGATAAAAAATTTGAGTATTTACCCATTCCCAAATCGGAAATTGATAGAAACAGTAAGCTAAATCAAAATCCCGGATTTTAG